A part of Halostella limicola genomic DNA contains:
- a CDS encoding alpha/beta fold hydrolase, whose protein sequence is MPTVRTNDIDTYYERRGTGPPVVFAHGAVLDHSQWRPQVDALSDDYTAIAYDVRGHGRTGGSAREAYSVDLFADDLAALVDALDLDRFVLCGLSTGGCIAQAYAARHSDRLAGLVLADTFAPELLDRREWLQRVVMLRAAIPPVRLVGYERVEKAMVWLQERISGRGVSGDYGEIERLRAEGPKMETDEFAKVIRAVAAFHETEVDLSAVAVPTLVLRGEHEAPFLRRHAEKLRDEIPDAVLRTVPDAGHASNLDNPEFFTRTVRTFLADHFPRASEGGDENDERDR, encoded by the coding sequence ATGCCGACCGTCCGAACGAACGACATCGACACGTACTACGAGCGACGCGGCACCGGTCCGCCGGTCGTGTTCGCCCACGGCGCTGTCCTCGATCACTCACAGTGGCGGCCGCAGGTGGACGCTCTGAGCGACGACTACACCGCGATCGCCTACGACGTTCGCGGGCACGGCCGGACCGGCGGCTCCGCCAGGGAGGCCTACTCGGTCGACCTGTTCGCTGACGACCTCGCCGCGCTCGTCGACGCCCTCGACCTCGACCGGTTCGTCCTCTGCGGGCTCTCGACCGGCGGGTGCATCGCGCAGGCGTACGCGGCCCGCCACTCCGACCGGCTCGCCGGCCTCGTCCTCGCCGACACCTTCGCGCCGGAACTGCTCGACCGGCGGGAGTGGTTGCAGCGGGTAGTCATGCTGCGAGCCGCGATCCCGCCGGTGCGACTCGTCGGGTACGAGCGGGTCGAGAAAGCCATGGTGTGGCTTCAGGAGCGTATCTCGGGGCGGGGCGTCAGCGGCGATTACGGAGAGATCGAGCGGCTCCGGGCCGAGGGTCCGAAGATGGAGACCGACGAGTTCGCCAAGGTGATCCGCGCGGTCGCCGCCTTTCACGAGACGGAGGTCGACCTGTCCGCCGTCGCGGTGCCGACGCTGGTCCTCCGCGGCGAGCACGAAGCGCCGTTTCTCCGCCGACACGCGGAGAAATTGCGCGACGAGATCCCCGATGCCGTCCTCCGAACGGTGCCGGACGCGGGGCACGCCTCCAACCTCGACAACCCCGAGTTCTTCACCCGGACAGTGCGAACGTTCCTCGCTGACCATTTTCCCCGGGCGTCGGAGGGCGGCGACGA